One part of the Rutidosis leptorrhynchoides isolate AG116_Rl617_1_P2 chromosome 1, CSIRO_AGI_Rlap_v1, whole genome shotgun sequence genome encodes these proteins:
- the LOC139900309 gene encoding uncharacterized protein has protein sequence MLESQKDATVADRISNVNSNSIGIWDWSRSPSGRALDELTELTNLISSVSISDRPDSWKFSLDASGIFTTSSLSNLINALKYGVHSRNILLPRNKFVPQKVFIFTWRVIQLKIPVRSELDKKGIDLHTILCPLCDHHIETIEHALITCPKVSSIWTQMLDWWNQNNTSISDINVPSSPINSHITPLDLPYGRLLNGLRVILYGNIET, from the coding sequence ATGTTGGAATCTCAAAAAGATGCAACTGTTGCCGACAGAATATCGAATGTTAATTCCAATTCAATCGGAATCTGGGATTGGTCCCGATCACCCAGCGGTCGGGCATTGGACGAACTGACGGAACTCACTAATTTAATATCATCCGTAAGTATTTCGGATCGCCCCGATTCATGGAAATTTTCCCTTGACGCATCCGGCATCTTCACTACATCATCATTATCAAATCTGATCAATGCACTCAAATACGGAGTTCATTCTCGAAACATATTACTTCCCCGCAACAAATTCGTTCCACAAAAGGTCTTCATATTCACATGGAGAGTCATTCAGCTAAAAATACCGGTTAGAAGTGAACTAGATAAAAAAGGAATCGATTTACACACCATTCTATGTCCCTTATGCGATCATCATATCGAAACCATTGAACATGCGTTGATTACTTGCCCTAAGGTGTCTTCAATTTGGACACAAATGCTTGATTGGTGGAACCAAAATAACACTTCAATTTCCGACATCAACGTGCCATCATCTCCGATCAATTCCCACATAACGCCGTTGGATCTTCCTTATGGCAGGCTACTAAATGGATTGCGTGTTATATTATATGGAAACATAGAAACCTAA